The Dethiosulfovibrio peptidovorans DSM 11002 genome has a window encoding:
- the xth gene encoding exodeoxyribonuclease III, which produces MSWTIATFNVNSVRSRLPILERWLNDSKVDVLCLQETKARDEDFPLQAFVDMGYFVAFRGQKSYNGVAIASLEEPDEIVYGFDDGKEPVFDTRALSVRFGDIWVMNTYVPQGKSIDHDDYLMKQEFLRRTQRTISDRISDGKRVLWVGDMNVAPEEKDVANPKNKAKHVCFHRDIRDLFGTVCQGLVDVFRSHRPEEGEFSFWDYRVKNALDRNIGWRIDHILASPDLAKLSSDSWVYRDPRGWEKPSDHTPVLASFDL; this is translated from the coding sequence GTGTCCTGGACCATAGCGACCTTCAACGTCAACTCGGTGAGAAGCCGACTTCCCATTTTGGAGAGATGGCTCAATGATAGCAAAGTGGACGTCCTGTGTCTTCAGGAGACCAAGGCGAGGGATGAGGATTTTCCTCTCCAGGCCTTCGTGGACATGGGGTACTTTGTGGCCTTCAGAGGCCAAAAAAGTTACAACGGCGTGGCGATAGCTTCCCTGGAGGAGCCGGACGAAATAGTCTACGGCTTTGACGATGGAAAGGAACCTGTCTTCGACACAAGGGCTCTGTCGGTTCGTTTCGGCGATATCTGGGTTATGAATACCTACGTTCCTCAGGGAAAATCCATCGATCACGACGACTATCTGATGAAACAGGAGTTTCTGAGAAGGACACAAAGGACGATATCCGATCGTATCTCCGACGGTAAGAGGGTCCTGTGGGTGGGGGATATGAACGTAGCTCCGGAGGAAAAGGACGTCGCCAACCCTAAGAACAAGGCGAAACACGTGTGCTTTCACAGGGATATCAGGGATCTCTTCGGGACCGTCTGTCAGGGGCTGGTGGATGTTTTCCGATCCCATCGGCCGGAGGAAGGTGAGTTTTCCTTCTGGGACTATCGGGTCAAGAACGCCCTGGACAGAAACATCGGCTGGAGGATAGATCATATCCTGGCTTCTCCCGATCTGGCCAAGTTATCGTCGGACAGCTGGGTATATCGGGACCCTCGAGGTTGGGAAAAGCCCTCGGATCACACGCCGGTATTGGCCTCTTTCGACCTATAA
- a CDS encoding 2-hydroxyacid dehydrogenase, with amino-acid sequence MSGRIGITFGPDGVSENVERILKGIEVVWLKDLAEEDRPGELEKCDLLLCQFLTSKELTDGEWAALRNVPAVQTVSAGVDQVPMDRLGDDTDLYANVGGWAPPIAEHVLAMALCCSRRLVQQTRDLSDGIFGFMGYGLKTLKEKVALIVGYGGIGRETASVLSRFGMEVQGLGRRRPEDSLLSRGWTMSELKEALGQADLVVLALPLTKETEGLFDDDILTSMKDDAILVNIARAAIVDEGALYRRLKSSPDFFAALDVWWNEPRDGGAFSTDEPLMELPNLVGSSHNSNQTETAPREALEIALENCLRIVDGNGPSGLVRKDEYLR; translated from the coding sequence ATGTCTGGCAGGATAGGGATAACCTTCGGACCCGACGGGGTATCGGAGAATGTGGAGAGGATACTTAAAGGCATAGAGGTCGTTTGGTTGAAGGACCTCGCCGAGGAAGACAGGCCGGGAGAGCTTGAAAAATGCGATCTTCTTCTCTGTCAGTTTCTCACTTCGAAGGAATTGACAGATGGGGAATGGGCGGCTCTTAGGAATGTTCCTGCGGTCCAGACGGTTTCGGCCGGGGTGGACCAGGTTCCGATGGATCGTCTGGGCGACGATACCGATCTCTACGCCAACGTGGGCGGTTGGGCCCCTCCCATAGCGGAGCACGTCCTTGCTATGGCCCTGTGCTGTTCCAGGAGGCTGGTCCAGCAGACCCGGGACCTGTCGGATGGGATTTTCGGTTTTATGGGATACGGACTGAAAACCCTGAAGGAGAAAGTCGCTCTGATAGTAGGCTACGGGGGAATCGGCAGGGAAACCGCGTCGGTATTGTCTCGGTTCGGAATGGAGGTTCAAGGTCTGGGAAGGCGTAGGCCGGAGGACTCCCTTCTCAGCCGGGGCTGGACCATGTCGGAGCTCAAGGAAGCTCTCGGACAGGCCGATCTGGTAGTCCTGGCGCTTCCTCTGACCAAGGAGACCGAGGGTCTTTTCGACGACGATATCCTGACTTCCATGAAGGACGACGCAATTCTGGTAAACATAGCCAGGGCCGCCATAGTAGATGAAGGAGCTCTCTACCGCAGATTGAAGAGCAGCCCCGACTTTTTCGCCGCTTTGGACGTATGGTGGAACGAGCCCAGAGACGGAGGGGCCTTCTCGACCGATGAACCCCTGATGGAGTTGCCGAATCTTGTGGGCTCGTCTCACAACTCGAACCAGACCGAGACAGCTCCTCGTGAGGCTCTGGAGATAGCTCTTGAGAACTGTCTCAGGATCGTGGACGGAAACGGTCCTTCCGGACTGGTTCGAAAAGACGAGTATCTCCGTTAG
- a CDS encoding P1 family peptidase → MVRAREMGIEIGFMPTGAKNSIGDVQGVSVGHVTLDDGPVKTGVTAIIPGSGNTFRHKFPAGCHVINGFGKSVGLVQIEELGTLETPIVLTNTLSVGDCVRGLVDEMLATDEGIGDTTGTVNSVVCECNDGFLNDIRGLNVKPRHVGEAVRSASPNFSMGDVGAGKGMSCYQLKGGIGSSSRLVELDGARYTVGVLVLSNFGEMKDLSIDGVKVGKAIFREAPPERLKEQGSIIAVVATDAPMTSRQLKRLCKRASVGIVRTGAYIGNGSGEIALAFSTAYRVPHEGVEPVEISPVSDSLANRFFRAVVEATEESVIDSMLLSSPVEGREGRKRRSLAEFEEHIIGRYDRC, encoded by the coding sequence GTGGTAAGAGCCAGGGAGATGGGAATAGAGATCGGTTTTATGCCGACCGGTGCTAAAAATTCCATTGGCGATGTCCAAGGGGTATCGGTGGGGCACGTCACATTGGACGACGGACCGGTGAAGACCGGGGTGACGGCGATCATACCGGGATCGGGAAATACTTTCAGACACAAGTTTCCCGCCGGTTGCCACGTCATAAACGGGTTCGGAAAGTCGGTGGGACTCGTCCAGATAGAGGAACTGGGAACCCTGGAAACCCCGATCGTGCTGACCAATACCCTTTCGGTGGGAGACTGCGTCAGAGGGCTGGTCGACGAGATGCTGGCCACGGACGAGGGGATTGGAGACACCACAGGAACGGTAAATTCGGTGGTGTGCGAGTGCAACGACGGTTTTCTGAACGATATAAGAGGGCTTAACGTTAAACCCCGACATGTAGGCGAGGCCGTTAGATCCGCCTCGCCGAATTTCTCCATGGGAGACGTCGGAGCGGGAAAGGGCATGTCCTGCTATCAGCTCAAGGGAGGCATAGGGAGCTCCTCCCGTCTGGTAGAACTGGACGGGGCTCGTTACACCGTGGGAGTGCTGGTGCTCTCGAATTTCGGTGAGATGAAAGACCTGTCGATCGACGGGGTCAAGGTCGGGAAGGCCATTTTTAGGGAGGCTCCTCCTGAGAGATTGAAGGAACAGGGTTCGATAATAGCGGTCGTCGCCACCGATGCTCCCATGACCTCCAGACAGCTGAAGCGACTCTGCAAGAGGGCGTCGGTGGGCATAGTCAGGACCGGAGCCTACATAGGAAACGGGAGCGGAGAGATCGCGTTGGCCTTTTCTACGGCCTACAGGGTACCCCACGAAGGGGTGGAACCAGTCGAGATCTCTCCTGTCAGCGATAGCTTGGCGAACCGCTTCTTCCGGGCCGTCGTGGAGGCTACGGAGGAATCGGTGATCGACTCCATGCTCCTCTCTTCCCCGGTGGAGGGACGGGAGGGCAGGAAAAGGAGAAGTCTGGCCGAGTTCGAAGAGCATATAATCGGGAGGTATGATCGTTGTTGA
- the grdA gene encoding glycine/sarcosine/betaine reductase complex selenoprotein A yields the protein MGKLAGKKLILLGERDGVPAPAMEACFKNSGAEVIFSVTECFVUTAAGAMDLQNQQRVKDAAEKYNPEDIVVILGSSDAEGAEIYAETVCNGDPTYAGPLAGVQLGLAVYDIFEQDIRDEADPEEWENQISMMEMVLEPEALAEAVKGMRDQFSKYSL from the coding sequence ATGGGCAAATTGGCCGGAAAGAAACTTATCCTTCTAGGCGAGCGTGACGGTGTTCCCGCACCTGCCATGGAGGCGTGTTTCAAGAACAGTGGAGCCGAGGTGATCTTCTCCGTCACCGAGTGCTTCGTCTGAACGGCGGCTGGAGCGATGGACCTGCAGAACCAGCAGCGCGTCAAAGACGCTGCTGAGAAGTACAACCCCGAGGATATCGTGGTTATACTGGGTTCCTCCGACGCGGAAGGCGCAGAGATTTATGCCGAGACCGTGTGTAACGGAGACCCCACCTACGCAGGACCACTCGCTGGCGTCCAGTTAGGACTAGCCGTCTACGACATTTTCGAGCAGGATATCCGCGATGAGGCGGATCCGGAGGAATGGGAGAACCAGATCAGCATGATGGAAATGGTTCTTGAGCCCGAGGCTTTGGCTGAAGCCGTAAAGGGCATGAGAGATCAGTTCTCTAAGTACAGCCTGTAA
- a CDS encoding C69 family dipeptidase — MISFGIALLFVAASLFLMPTKARGCTCIVVGKNASATGRVLVGHNEDDPGRCVMEHHLVPPADRPVGTATSFEPCSASIDRSGRSLGYIWSQARSVPALSGADCFLNEKGVFVASDSCRRSRQDNEPDLSNGGLVYGLRISIAEKARSAREGIEIAAALIERYGYDNTGRCYIIADAEEAWLLQVIKGKHYCAKRVSDDEVAFIPNHYTIRDIAPGEEGVLMSRGFIEMCEKKGWLTVKDDCFDFARTVQDGSSVNLPGNLYRNRHALSRITGTDWSEEEDLPFSVEPRHPMDVKDVMGVLRDHYEGSPDDVRGKWDSSPHYTEVRRICTGTTLGALVIRFRDRPELNTLWTSTGRPCTSPFVPWYGGILGMPQEFLVEDNESSLKRHFHFTPKDMAYDLSIPWWEIQQFQSLLDGQFDHNRNFETVKNHVGEVEKNWLDEDDEIAEKARALMEKDEEEGLLLLTGETAKKARQSMDLVRYMTGRLPRTELSTDSKRISYKSREEEITLYIKSDARPVEDRLFFGQGMQSPESWATAIRGSLRRRDSDWEVSFRVRELTEKCVPCYSDFWLYGVDDSGSPIVGSVVIDVVEESTACNKKGSP; from the coding sequence TTGATCTCTTTCGGCATAGCTCTTTTATTCGTCGCAGCTTCATTGTTTCTTATGCCTACAAAAGCCCGAGGCTGTACCTGCATAGTGGTGGGGAAAAATGCATCCGCCACAGGCAGGGTCTTAGTGGGACACAACGAGGACGACCCGGGAAGATGCGTTATGGAGCACCACCTGGTACCTCCTGCCGACAGGCCCGTGGGAACCGCAACTTCCTTCGAGCCCTGCTCCGCCTCGATAGACCGCTCCGGGAGATCTCTAGGATACATATGGTCTCAGGCCCGTTCGGTGCCAGCCTTATCCGGGGCAGACTGCTTCCTGAACGAAAAAGGGGTCTTCGTAGCGAGCGACAGCTGCCGGCGTTCCAGACAGGACAACGAACCGGATCTGTCCAACGGAGGCCTGGTGTACGGACTCAGGATATCCATAGCGGAAAAGGCCAGATCGGCCCGCGAGGGAATCGAGATAGCAGCAGCTCTTATCGAACGATACGGATACGATAATACCGGCAGATGCTACATAATAGCCGACGCCGAGGAAGCCTGGCTTCTACAGGTTATAAAGGGAAAACACTACTGCGCCAAGAGAGTTAGCGACGACGAGGTAGCCTTTATACCGAACCATTACACCATAAGAGATATTGCCCCGGGAGAAGAAGGGGTACTTATGTCCCGAGGATTTATCGAAATGTGCGAAAAAAAAGGATGGCTGACGGTAAAAGACGACTGTTTCGACTTCGCCAGGACGGTACAGGACGGTAGCAGTGTAAACCTTCCGGGAAACCTGTACAGAAACAGACACGCCTTGTCTCGGATAACCGGAACGGACTGGAGCGAAGAGGAGGACCTTCCCTTCTCTGTCGAACCGAGGCACCCCATGGACGTCAAGGACGTCATGGGGGTCCTCAGGGACCACTACGAGGGAAGCCCCGACGACGTCAGGGGGAAATGGGATAGCTCGCCCCACTACACAGAGGTCCGACGGATATGCACCGGCACGACATTAGGAGCCCTGGTGATCCGGTTCAGAGACCGCCCGGAGCTCAATACACTCTGGACCTCTACCGGAAGACCTTGCACGTCTCCATTCGTTCCCTGGTACGGAGGGATTCTAGGCATGCCCCAGGAATTTCTGGTGGAGGATAACGAGAGCTCTCTGAAGAGACATTTTCACTTCACCCCTAAGGACATGGCCTACGATCTTTCTATACCTTGGTGGGAGATACAGCAATTTCAGTCGCTCCTGGACGGCCAGTTCGATCATAACCGTAACTTCGAGACGGTGAAAAATCACGTCGGAGAGGTGGAGAAAAACTGGCTCGACGAGGACGACGAAATAGCGGAAAAAGCCCGAGCTCTAATGGAAAAGGACGAGGAAGAAGGATTGCTGTTGCTGACCGGAGAGACCGCGAAAAAGGCGAGGCAGTCGATGGACCTGGTTCGCTATATGACCGGTAGACTTCCCAGAACGGAACTATCGACCGACTCGAAGAGGATCAGCTACAAATCGAGAGAAGAGGAGATAACCCTTTACATCAAAAGCGACGCCCGACCCGTCGAGGATAGACTCTTTTTCGGCCAGGGAATGCAATCCCCCGAAAGCTGGGCTACGGCTATAAGAGGTTCCCTCAGGAGGAGGGACTCGGACTGGGAGGTCTCCTTCAGGGTGAGGGAGCTAACGGAAAAATGCGTCCCCTGCTACAGCGACTTCTGGCTCTACGGAGTGGACGACTCGGGCAGCCCCATCGTGGGGAGCGTAGTCATAGACGTGGTCGAGGAAAGTACAGCCTGTAATAAAAAAGGATCGCCTTAA
- a CDS encoding potassium channel family protein, producing the protein MKIQRQSRYLLGWISGVTLTGILGMRFFLGLSWVDSIFYTATTVSTVGYGAPPGVDDSDKLFLAILIAASLGTVGYAIGIVSQNFFTMHIRASLGKGHDRRIKRMDNHWIICGLGRYGRQVAAMLRHEEVPFSVIESKEEVVVEARDQGYLMVQGDASEEDALLNAGVERAKGLIVTLDSDAQTVYVALTARALNRDIHIVARASDTKSVSVLTKAGVNRVVNPVIAGSASLVRASLKPSVADLLDLVVMSRKLDLDFSTVTVEKGSSLAGKTLMELDFRNAYDVTVLAILGADDAPVYNPTGGQTIRGGDKIMVFGERHRIASLREALGKLAT; encoded by the coding sequence ATGAAGATACAGAGACAGAGTCGCTACCTCCTGGGCTGGATATCGGGGGTAACTCTGACGGGGATACTGGGCATGAGGTTTTTTCTGGGCCTGTCGTGGGTGGACTCGATCTTCTACACCGCCACCACAGTCTCCACCGTGGGATACGGAGCTCCTCCGGGAGTGGACGACTCGGACAAGCTCTTTCTCGCTATTCTCATCGCCGCCAGCCTGGGAACGGTGGGATACGCCATAGGCATAGTCAGCCAGAATTTCTTCACCATGCATATAAGGGCCTCCCTGGGCAAGGGACACGACAGGAGGATAAAAAGAATGGACAACCACTGGATAATATGCGGACTGGGAAGATACGGTAGACAGGTGGCGGCGATGCTGCGACACGAGGAAGTTCCCTTTTCCGTAATAGAGAGCAAGGAGGAAGTGGTAGTGGAGGCCAGGGATCAGGGGTATCTCATGGTACAGGGCGACGCCAGTGAGGAGGACGCACTACTCAACGCCGGGGTCGAGAGAGCCAAGGGACTTATCGTCACACTCGACAGCGACGCTCAGACGGTGTACGTCGCACTGACCGCCAGAGCCCTCAACAGGGATATCCACATAGTAGCCCGAGCCAGCGACACGAAATCCGTATCGGTTCTGACCAAGGCAGGGGTCAACAGGGTGGTCAACCCGGTGATAGCGGGATCGGCGTCTCTGGTCCGAGCCTCGCTCAAACCCTCGGTAGCGGATCTTTTGGACCTGGTGGTCATGTCGAGAAAACTGGACCTCGACTTTTCCACCGTTACGGTGGAAAAAGGGTCCTCCCTGGCAGGGAAGACCCTTATGGAACTGGACTTCAGAAACGCATACGACGTCACGGTCCTTGCCATACTAGGCGCCGACGACGCCCCGGTGTACAACCCAACGGGAGGGCAGACCATAAGGGGCGGCGACAAGATAATGGTCTTCGGAGAAAGACACCGTATAGCATCTCTAAGGGAAGCCCTCGGAAAACTAGCTACCTAA
- a CDS encoding glutathione ABC transporter substrate-binding protein, with amino-acid sequence MLRIGRKGLLLALLTALAATSFTAAAFGGGKELVIAKSREALALDPQDISDTPSEEINHAIYEGLVTFDEKLNIVPMLAKEWSHSEDGLEWTFKLKEGIAFHSGTPFDAKAVKVNFDRILNGKYKRTSLYAPVIEEVSVVDDHTVKFTLKESFGPFLNVLAHTAGLILDPSYVQDPKKNESIKHRPSGTGPFMLDEWEQGDYIALKANKKYWQGEPKIDRLVFRTVPEDSARAMMIETGEVDIAEQIPPTDVERLGKNKRIDMKVLPSIVVQFVGVNCQNEVLKDPAVRRALAYSIDRQAICDKILLGYAEPVNSMVAPLVNGYSEVSGFTYDPEKAKAILEEAGWADSDGDGIRDKDGKKLTVEFWTHGRDTLSLKVPQAVQSFASAVGFDCKMKVMDWGAFLAATRKPVEESTSQLMWLGWSPSTGDADWVYRPLVHSDYWQPKGPNRPFYSNETVDEYIMIGFHSVDQDERREAYRKAQEILNQELPWIPLYSRKTLHAFSKKLEKVEYLPLDFVVISHETDKK; translated from the coding sequence ATGTTGCGAATCGGAAGAAAAGGACTGTTGCTCGCCCTCTTGACGGCCCTGGCGGCCACAAGCTTTACCGCGGCCGCCTTCGGAGGCGGCAAGGAACTTGTGATAGCAAAGAGCAGAGAGGCCCTCGCCCTGGATCCCCAGGACATAAGCGACACTCCCTCGGAGGAGATAAACCACGCCATATACGAGGGGCTGGTTACCTTCGACGAAAAACTGAACATAGTGCCCATGCTGGCGAAAGAGTGGAGCCACTCGGAGGACGGCCTGGAGTGGACCTTCAAGCTTAAAGAAGGGATCGCGTTTCACAGCGGCACTCCCTTCGACGCCAAGGCGGTAAAGGTCAACTTCGACCGGATACTGAACGGCAAATACAAGAGGACCTCCCTATACGCCCCTGTCATTGAGGAGGTCTCCGTGGTGGACGACCATACGGTCAAGTTCACATTGAAGGAGTCCTTCGGCCCGTTTCTGAACGTACTGGCCCATACCGCCGGTCTGATCCTGGACCCCAGCTACGTCCAGGACCCGAAGAAGAACGAGTCGATCAAACACAGGCCCTCCGGCACCGGACCCTTCATGCTGGACGAGTGGGAACAGGGAGACTATATCGCCCTCAAGGCCAATAAAAAATACTGGCAGGGGGAACCCAAGATCGACCGCCTCGTGTTCCGCACCGTCCCGGAGGACAGCGCCAGGGCGATGATGATAGAGACCGGAGAGGTCGACATAGCGGAGCAGATTCCTCCCACCGACGTGGAGAGGCTCGGGAAAAACAAGCGTATCGACATGAAGGTCCTCCCCTCCATAGTCGTTCAGTTCGTGGGGGTCAACTGCCAAAACGAAGTATTGAAGGACCCGGCGGTCCGCAGGGCCCTGGCCTACTCCATAGACCGCCAGGCCATATGCGATAAAATCCTCCTGGGATACGCCGAGCCGGTCAACTCCATGGTGGCCCCTCTGGTTAACGGATACAGCGAGGTCTCCGGCTTCACCTACGATCCCGAGAAGGCAAAGGCGATCCTGGAGGAAGCGGGATGGGCCGACTCCGACGGAGACGGGATCAGGGATAAAGACGGCAAGAAACTCACCGTGGAATTCTGGACCCACGGCAGGGATACCCTGTCGCTGAAGGTTCCTCAGGCTGTTCAGTCCTTCGCCTCGGCCGTCGGTTTCGACTGTAAAATGAAGGTCATGGACTGGGGCGCATTTCTGGCCGCAACGAGAAAACCCGTCGAGGAGAGTACATCTCAGCTGATGTGGCTGGGCTGGAGCCCATCCACGGGAGACGCCGACTGGGTATATCGCCCTCTCGTCCACTCTGACTACTGGCAGCCCAAGGGCCCCAACCGACCGTTCTACAGCAACGAGACCGTGGACGAGTACATAATGATCGGTTTCCACAGTGTAGATCAAGACGAGCGCAGAGAGGCATACAGGAAGGCCCAGGAAATACTCAACCAGGAGCTTCCCTGGATTCCCCTCTACAGCAGAAAGACCCTCCACGCCTTCAGCAAAAAACTGGAGAAAGTGGAATATCTTCCTCTGGACTTCGTTGTCATATCTCACGAAACCGACAAAAAGTAG
- a CDS encoding YbaK/EbsC family protein: MLKSSELLAPRGKTPSKLKDGGVIAMVKAGFAIWNPNAHTVMRLPLGEDMDRRLEVYLIEALASWYPQRVHCPVPEGALAIAVRHIKRSIQLPALFLQRRGDDLELQGYCLDEEEGASMAISVLRALGIALAEVGLTVRRWDETVRQGTRCRLVRDGEKGALSLLDGLGCSCGWRGAASSSMEFGGAPVEDEAELARVHTPGVSTIDSLCDFLSISPEKTVKTMCFSDLDGKGVIALIRGDRSVSLDKLSAAVGADLHPSSDDELRDLLGNLAGYLGPIGLPEGIVLLADRSVEGISWSVVGANERDYHLTGARWGRDFSASVADIAAMEPGDMCPLCGAPLFEASVTPLATLELWNEVADSEPSLTYVDEERKKARPFCWTTRVHMTTLEGAMFDLSSLPGVVSPAEVSIRFEREEDEARAASVGMKLESEGLSVLLDDEGGKASMRAFPFPWDIAIVEGGVELRRPDGETESKDENGAVEEILKKRPQKNVIGGYKKGPFRL; this comes from the coding sequence TTGTTGAAGTCCAGCGAACTGTTGGCGCCTAGAGGAAAGACCCCGTCCAAGCTTAAAGACGGAGGCGTAATAGCTATGGTCAAGGCCGGATTCGCCATATGGAATCCCAACGCCCACACGGTGATGAGGCTTCCTTTGGGAGAGGATATGGACAGACGGCTTGAGGTCTACCTCATAGAGGCCCTCGCCTCCTGGTACCCCCAGAGGGTCCATTGTCCAGTACCGGAAGGTGCTTTGGCTATAGCGGTACGTCACATAAAGAGATCGATCCAGCTGCCGGCGTTGTTCCTCCAGAGGAGGGGAGACGATCTGGAACTACAGGGTTACTGTCTCGACGAAGAAGAGGGAGCCTCCATGGCTATCTCGGTTTTAAGAGCCCTGGGAATCGCCCTGGCCGAGGTCGGGCTTACGGTCAGACGATGGGACGAGACCGTCCGCCAGGGGACGAGATGTCGTCTGGTCCGTGACGGTGAGAAAGGGGCTCTCTCCCTGCTTGATGGACTGGGATGTTCCTGCGGTTGGAGAGGGGCTGCCTCCTCTTCTATGGAGTTCGGAGGGGCTCCAGTCGAAGACGAGGCCGAGCTCGCCAGAGTCCATACCCCCGGGGTCAGCACCATAGATTCCCTATGTGATTTTCTGTCCATTTCGCCGGAGAAGACCGTCAAGACCATGTGTTTCTCCGATCTGGATGGCAAGGGGGTAATCGCCCTGATAAGGGGGGACAGATCGGTCTCTTTGGATAAGCTGTCCGCCGCTGTCGGTGCGGATCTGCACCCGTCGTCGGACGACGAGCTCCGGGATCTCCTGGGAAACCTGGCCGGATATCTCGGTCCTATCGGGCTTCCCGAGGGAATCGTTCTTCTGGCGGACAGATCGGTGGAGGGAATCTCCTGGTCGGTCGTGGGGGCCAACGAGAGGGATTACCATCTCACCGGTGCCAGGTGGGGTAGAGATTTCTCGGCTTCCGTGGCGGACATAGCTGCGATGGAGCCCGGGGATATGTGTCCTCTCTGCGGTGCCCCTCTCTTCGAGGCATCGGTGACCCCTTTGGCGACTTTGGAGCTTTGGAACGAGGTCGCCGATTCGGAACCTTCTCTTACCTACGTGGACGAGGAGAGGAAAAAGGCCCGGCCGTTCTGCTGGACCACGAGGGTCCACATGACCACCTTGGAGGGGGCCATGTTCGATCTTTCCTCCTTGCCCGGTGTAGTCTCGCCTGCGGAGGTCTCGATCCGCTTTGAAAGAGAGGAGGATGAGGCTCGAGCAGCGTCGGTTGGAATGAAACTCGAATCGGAGGGACTATCGGTTTTGCTCGACGATGAAGGCGGGAAAGCCTCGATGAGAGCCTTCCCTTTCCCGTGGGACATCGCTATCGTGGAAGGGGGGGTGGAGCTTCGTCGTCCCGACGGAGAAACGGAGAGCAAGGACGAGAACGGTGCTGTAGAGGAAATACTTAAAAAACGGCCTCAGAAAAACGTAATAGGGGGATACAAAAAAGGACCTTTTCGGTTATAA